GCGCAAACAAGGGATCAAGAAATTAACATTAGGTGCTCAAGATCAAGCCCAAGGTTTTTATGAAAAATTAGGTTATCATGTTAAAGGCGCTGGCTTTTTAGACGCGGGGATCGCCCACCATCGGATGGACAAAGATCTCTGATTTGCATTGTACACAAAAATAGTCTAAAATAGCAGTATGCGATGAGTCGAGATAGACCAGACGATCTTTGATGATCGTTTCGTTGCGACGACTAGTGGTCAGTGTCGATAGCAGAGCACATTATACTGCCGGATCGCAGTGTGCTTGGATGAGGACATTGTGGAGTGGACTTATCCTATCCGATTTTATTGGGTACTGCATGAGCCGAGAGTGGATCTGATCCACCCCCGGCTTTTTTTGTAAAAAAGCAGAGGAGGATTTTATTATGGTATGGATCGCTATTATAGTGATCGTTATTTTATTGATCGCTATTTATATCTCACTTTATAACGGACTACAAAAAGCAAAAATTTATACTGAAGAATCTTGGAGTCAGATCGATGTCCAATTAAAAAGACGAAATGACCTGATCCCTAATTTAGTTGAAACAACAAAAGGTTATGCAAAGCATGAAAAAGAAACTTTAGCTGAAGTGATCAAGTTGAGAAATCAATTGGTCTCGATACCTGAAGGCGATCATCAAGCTAAAATGGAAGTTTCTAATCAATTGACAGATACTTTGCGCTCGATCTTTGCTTTATCAGAAAATTATCCTGATCTAAAAGCCAACCAAGAGTTTACAAAATTGATGGAAGAATTGACAAACACAGAAAATAAGATTGCTTATTCACGGCAATTGTTCAATTCTTCAGCGGCAGCATATAACCAACGCTTGGTGACTTTCCCATCAAACTTGATCGCAAAGATCCATCACTTTACTAAAGTTGAATATCTATCTGTGCCAGAAGAACAAAAAGAAGCACCAAAAGTATCATTTGATTAGAGGAAATAGTCTATGTTATATCAACAGATCGCTTCAAATAAACGCAAGACAGTTGTGGTCGTTTTTGGCTTTTTGATGTTAGTAGCACTTATCGGCGCAGCGATCGGTTATGCTTTTGCTGGGAGTGCAACGATGGGGGTCATTTTTGCGCTTGTCTTAGGCTTTGTTTATATGTTTGTTATGCTCGGACAGTCGACTGATGTTGTAATGAATATGAATAATGCTCGTGAGATCACAGATCCAAGTCAAGCACCTGAACTCTGGCATATCGTCGAAGATATGGCTTTAGTCGGTAAAGTTCCGATGCCCCGAGTCTTTATCATTGATGATCCAAGTCCAAATGCTTTTGCGACGGGAAGTGATCCACAACATTCAGCAGTTGCAGCGACGACTGGACTTTTAGCGCGTCTGAACCGCGAAGAGATCGAAGGAGTCATGGCTCATGAAGTTTCACATATCAGAAATTACGATATTCGTCTGCAAACAACAGCTCTAGCTTTAGCTGCTGTCGTTTCGATGTTAGCCAACTTTGGGATGAACTCGATGTTTTGGGGTGGGGCTAGACGGCGAAATGACCGTGAAGAAGGTAATGGGATCTTAGATATCATCATGCTTGTCTTAGCTTTGTTAGCTGTTATTTTAGGACCGATCGCAGCTTCGATGGCGCAAATGGCACTTTCGCGTAACCGAGAGTATTTAGCCGATGCTTCTGCTGTGGAGCTGACACGTAATCCACTTGGATTGATCAATGCTTTGGAAAAGATCTCGACTAGTGCTCCGATGCAAGCGGCAGATCCAAGTAGTGCTTCGATGTATATCGCAGACCCTTTTAAAGGAAAGACATGGGCGCATCTCTTTGACACGCATCCTCCGATCAAAGAGCGGATCAAGCGTTTAGAGAAAATGTAATTGATTCAAAAGAGCGTTTAGCCTGGGCTAGACGCTCTTTTGTCGCTGGCTAGTCTTTGTGATACAATGGGAAGGAACTGAAAAAAGTTATGTCGATTTATCGATGAGGCCGTGTTTGGCCAGAAAGGAAGAATATTCGCATGAAAATGCAATTATCTGAGATCGCCCGTGCCTTAAAGATAGAGCCACACAAAGAATGGGAAGAGATCACGATCACGAGTGTGAGTTTTGATAGTCGTGCTTTACGCCCAGGTGCTTTATTTATCCCTCTTTTAGGTGAGCAAGATGGCCATCGTTATGTCGATGCGGCGATCGAAAATGGCGCGCTGGCTGTCTTATGGCAAACAGATCACAAAGAAGCTGATCTGGCTGTGCCAGCTTTGGAAGTCGCAGATACTTTGAGTGCTTTGCAAGAATTGAGTCGTTACTATTTACAAAAGATCAATCCCAAAGTCGTAGCTGTTACTGGGAGCAACGGCAAGACTACAACAAAAGATATGATCGCTGCTGTTTTGAGTACTCAATTCAATGTCCAAAAAACATTTGCCAATTTTAACAACGAGATCGGTGTCCCAATGACGATCCTTTCGATGGAACCAAATACAGAAGTACTCGTCGTTGAAATGGGAATGGATCGTTTTGGGCAACTCGAACAATTGAGTCGTTTAGCTGAGCCAGATGTTGCTGTGATCACGATGATCGGTGAAGCTCATATCGAATTTTTTGGGACTCGCGCTAAGATCGCTGATGCGAAACTAGAGATCGTAAGTGGGCTCAAAGAAGATGGCGCCTTGATCTATAATGGAGATGAGCCGCTTTTAGTTGAACGAACGACAGATCTGATCCAAGAGACGTTTACATTTGGAAGTGAACCAGGTGATGATCTTCAAGCAATAAATATCGTTAGTGATGCGACAAAATCAAGTTTTCGCGTCACGCTTTGGCCTGAAGTCAATTTTACGATCCCACTTATTGGGGCGTATAACGTAAAAAATGCACTTGCAGCCTTGAGTGTCGGGCATTATTTTATGTTAGATGTCAACGAGATGGCACACGCGTTAGAGCATTTCGAAATGACTAAAAATCGGACTGAGTGGCTCAAAGCTTACAATGGAGCGCAGATCTTAAGTGACGTGTATAACTCCAACCCAACTGCGGCTAAAGAAGTTTTACAAGCTTTTGCAACTGTAAAAACGACAGGAAAGCGGATCGTTGTATTAGGTGATATGTTAGAACTGGGCGCAGATGCAGCAAAAATGCACGCATCTTTAGCCACAGAAATTGATCCGAATATGATCGATACGGTCTATTTGTGTGGCCCTTTGATGGGAAATTTGGCAACAGCACTAGCAGATAAGTTTTCCTTGGATAAAGTTCGGAGCTATCGTCCAGAAGAAAAAGACGCTTTAGCGGCCGATCTTTTAAAAGAACTTGGACCAGATGATGTTGTTTTACTTAAAGCAAGCCATGGGATCCATTTAGAAGAAGTTTTAGCTAAGATTGCTAAGAACGCTTAAAAATGCTATGCTATTATGATACGTGTCAGATCGTTTTCCAAAGAGAGTACGAAAAATAAAACGTATAATAGCGAGTTCTGGTATCCATCAGAAAGATAAAATGTGGAGTGGGTATCAGTCAAAAAGAAGGTGGGGGTTTTAACGAGCTTGTTAGCCTAAACGCCTTGAATAAAAGATCACTGACGAAATGTAATGGCATTTTAATGCCGACGTCAGTCGTTATCAATGATAGTAAATAAAAACAAGAAGGGAAAAACTATATTTCTTTCTAGTAACAAAAGAGCTTTAACGTTCTTAGCGTTATTCCATATTATATAGCAGGAGATTTTTTGAAATTTGATGAACTTGGTCTGACTAAAGACCTGTTAACTGCGATCAAACGCAGTGGCTTTGAAGAAGCAACACCGATCCAAGAAGCCACGATCCCACTTGTGCTCGCACATAAAGATGTGATCGGCCAAGCCCAAACAGGGACTGGGAAAACTGCTGCTTTTGGTTTACCATTGCTACAGCATGTTGATCCAAAAGAACGTGCGATCCAAGCGATCGTGATCTCACCAACACGTGAATTGGCGATCCAAACACAAGAAGAGTTATATCGTCTCGGAAAAGATAAACGAGCTAAAGTTCAAGTCGTTTATGGGGGCGCTGACATCAGACGCCAGATCAAACTCTTGAAAAACCCGCCTCAGATCTTAGTAGGAACTCCAGGGCGTTTACTTGATCACATCGAACGTAAGACCGTTGATCTTAGTCATGTCAAGATGCTTGTGTTAGATGAAGCAGATGAGATGCTTGACATGGGCTTTTTAGACGATATTGAGAAGATCGTTGCTCAGATCCCAAATGAGCGTCAAACACTCCTTTTCTCTGCTACGATGCCAAAAGAGATCTTACGTATCGGTGAAAAGTTCATGACCGAACCTGAGATCGTAAAGATCAAAGCCAAAGAATTGACAACTGATCTAGTTGATCAATATTTTGTTAAAGCGCGTGATTATGAAAAATTTGATATTATGACGCGGATCTTGGACGTTCAAACTCCTGAATTAACGATCGTTTTTGGACGGACAAAGCGCCGGGTCGATGAATTATCAAAAGGACTTGAAGCTCGAGGTTATAATGCTGCTGGGATCCATGGTGATCTTTCACAGCAGCGACGGATGAATATTTTGAAACGCTTCAAAGAAGGAAAGTTGGATATTTTAGTTGCGACTGATGTGGCAGCCCGTGGTTTAGATATCTCAGGGGTCACACATGTGTATAACTATGATATCCCTCAAGATCCAGAGAGCTATGTCCATCGGATCGGACGGACTGGTCGTGCCGGACGGCATGGGGTCTCAGTCACCTTTGTCACTCCAAATGAAATGGATTATTTGCGTGTGATCGAACGTTTGACGAAGAAACGAATGGAACCTTTACGACCACCAACAGAACAAGAAGCTTTTGTTGGTCAGATCTCGTCAGCTTTAGATGAGATCAAAGAATTAGTCGCTAAAACTGAAACTGAAAAGTATGCGACTCAAGCTAAGGAACTTTTAGCTCAATATGATGATGTGGATCTTGTAGCAGCTTTGTTGAATAATATGACAAAAGATGATGCTTCACAAGTTCCTGTCAAGATCACGCCAGAACGCCCGTTACCACGGCGAAAGAAATATTCAAAAGGTAATGGTAAGTACAAGCGTAACGGTGGACGGAGAAACGTTAAAAATAATTACCGTGAATATGGAAAACAAAAAAATTATCGTGATGGTAAAAAGAAACGTCGCGTTGAAACACGAGAACGTGTCTCCAAAAATGATCGTGGTTTTACGATCAGAACGAAAGATTAGTAATTAAGAGGTCAGCTAGCTCGACTAGCTGGCTTTTTTAGGGTATACACTTTCTGGTATGGATGAAAAATTCCATACCAGTTTTTTTGCGCAAAAAAAGGACATTTAATGCCCTCTCGTTATACAATGAATTCACCACAAACCACGTAAAGGAGAGAATTTAAATGTCCCATAACGATTGTATACTAAAACTTCTAAATATTAAAGACCCTAATCTCAAAGTTATTGATGTTATCGATAATTTAAATAATGGCACAGAGAAATTAGTTTTGATCAAAGCTGTACTATCTTATCCTATCAGCCGTTGTCGAAATTGTGGCTTTGCCACTGTTAATAAAAATGGTTTCGCTAAAGCTCACGTACGTTTACCAAGTTTAAACGGTATACGTTATGAAATGATCCTTCATAAACAACGCTATCAATGTAAAAATTGTCGCACAACTTTCGGTGCGACCTCTGAATTGACTAAGCCTAATCAAACTCTTTCTCGTAAACTAAAAAATCAGATCATGTTATTAGCTAGGGAAGGTTTGAACGGTGAACTTATCGCTCGCATCTGTCATTGCTCTGCTAGTAGTGTTCGAAGAACTATTGTCGAACGGATCAAACCTCAATATCGAGTACCTGTTTTGCCCAAGAATCTTTGTTTTGATGAATTTCGTTCGATTAAAAATACAACTTCTTTTATCTGTTGTGATGCACAAACTCATAAGTTAGTTGTTAAACTCCCAGATAGACTATCTTCTACCATTATCAATTATTTTGAAAATCGTTACTCAAAGTTTGAACGTGATCAAGTGGAATCAGTCGTCATTGATTTAAACGCTCAATACCAGCGCTTCATTCGCCGACTTTTCCCGAATGCCAAGATTATTATTGATCGGTTTCATATAGTTCAGCTAGCCGGACGTGCTTTAGACAGTTGTCGAATCGCTCTCACTAGATCACTCAATAAGCATAGTCGAGAATACAAGATTCTCAAATCACAGTGGCGTTTATTCCATAAGAAATCTGATGAGATCGACCCTAAAAATGTTGTCTATCTTAGGGGAATCAATGAATATATGACTCAACAGAATGCGATCGACTTGATCATCAATAAATTTTCTGAATTCAAAATAGTTTATCAGACTTACCAAGATATTACCTTAGCTTTGAAGAATAAAGACATTACTACTTTGAATGAGGTTCTCGATAGTTATGAGCGCACCAATACAGAGATGGATACGACTATTCGTACTTTCCGTAAAAATCGCAGCTATCTAATAAATAGCGTAACTTCAAAATATTCCAATGGTCCTTTGGAGGGTATCAATCGAAAGATCAAACTCTTAAAACGAAGTTGTTACGGTTTTGCTAATCAACAATTTTTCTTTTTACGAATTGATTGTATATTTGCGTAAAAAAAACACTCCCCACATTCTATTGTAGGAAGTGTTTGTAGGAATATCCATATCAGTTGACGAATACCCCTTTTTTATATAACTTTACGTGAGAAGAAGCGATTTAGCAAAAAACTAGCTAAAAAAATAGAATAAAGTTAATTATTTGGATGGAAAATTCTAAAAAAATTGATTTGTTCAATGTTTAAAATGTTAAATATTTGAAAACGCTTAGAGGCAATAGTAAACTTAAAGTGTGAATATTTTATCTCATAAGAATGGAGGGATAATGATGGATATTGTAGATCTAGCGCGTTTTCAATTTGCGATGACGACGGTTTATCACTTTTTCTTTGTGCCGTTTTCGATCGGGACAGCGTTTGTCGTTGCGATCTTAGAAACGATCTATGTTCGGACTAATAATGAAGCGTATAAGAAGCTAGCCAAGTTTTGGGGCAATATATTCCTGTTGAGTTTTGCGGTCGGAGTCGTGACTGGGTTGATCCAAGAATTCCAATTTGGGATGAACTGGTCGGATTATTCGCGGTTTATGGGGGATATTTTCGGGGCTCCGTTAGCTTTAGAAGCGTTGTTGTCATTCTTTATCGAATCGACTTTTATCGGTCTATGGGTCTTTACTTGGGATCGAGCTAAAAAAGGTTTGCACTTATTTTTCATTTGGATGACTTGTTTTGGAACTTTGACTTCGGCACTATGGATCCTTTCGGCGAATTCATTTATGCAACATCCAGTCGGGTATGCGATCAAGGGTGGTCGGGCCGAAATGGTAGATTTCTTTGCTTTGTTGAAGAATCCACAACTTTGGTTTGAGTATGGACATGTGATCTTGGCTGCTTTGACGATGGGAGGCATCATTTTAGCTGGCTTGACTGCATTCCAACTTTTGAAAAAAGATATCTCTAAAGGAGCTAAAGATCTCTATAAGCGTTCGATGCGTTTAGGACTTTGGATGTCACTCATTTTTTCATTAGGTACAGTCTTACTTGGTGATCTTCAGATGAAGTATTTGATCTATGAACAACCGATGAAATTTGCAGCGACAGAGGCGGTTTATAAAACGACTGGTGATCAAGCACCATGGACAGTTGTCGGGATCGCCGATACGAAAAATCATACGGTCAAATATAATATCGATATTCCTGTGATGTTGAGTGTGCTTTCGTATAATAAAACAACTGGGGCAGTCAAAGGGATGGATGAGATCAATAAAGAAATGAAAGAAAAGTATGGTACTGAGATCGATGGGACAAAGATGGATTATATCCCACCAGTCAATACGCTTTTCTGGAGTTTCAGAGTGATGGCTGGTTTTGGAGCTTGGATCATCTTAGTTTCATTGGTCAGTCTTTGGATGCTACGCAAGAAAAAAGAAACACTGTATGAGAAACGCTGGATGTTATGGGTCTTGGCCTTAACGACATTTACACCATTTATTGCGAATACGGCAGGGTGGTTCATTACTGAGTTTGGCCGCTATCCATGGACAGTTTACGGACTCTTTACGATCCAACAAAGTATCTCATCAAATGTTTCAGCTACGTCTTTATTGATCTCTAATATCGTTTACTTTGTACTGTTTACAACGCTAGCGATCGTAATGATCCGTTTAGTTGTACGTCAGTTACAAAAAGATCCAACGGAACTCCAAGAGTCGCAGTTTGCACAAAAGTTCCTTGATCCGTTTGATAAGGGGGCGTTTTAAGATGAGTTTTCTACAGATCTTATGGTTTGTATTGATCGGTGTTTTATTTGCAGGTTTCTTCTTTTTAGATGGTTTTGATTTTGGAGTTGGCATGGCGACTCGCTCGTTAGCGCATAATGAAGAAGAACGGACACAGATCATCGAGACGATCGGCCCGGTTTGGGATGGAAATGAAGTTTGGTTGATCACAGCCGGGGGCGCGATGTTTGCTTCTTTTCCATACTGGTATGCTACTCTTTTTAGTGGGTACTATTTGATCTTACTTGTGATCTTGGTTGGATTGATCATTCGTGGGGTCTCGTTTGAATTTCGGGCTGCCGATGATCCTAAAAAGCAACATCTTTGGAGCACGACTTTAGCCCTTGGAAGTTTACTCGTTCCTTTTTTCTTGGGCGTGATGTTTGTTTCAATGATCCAAGGCATGCCGATCGATGCTCAAGGGAACATGCATGCTAGTTTCTTTGATTATTTCAACTGGCTCTCGCTTGTTGGTGGAGTAGCCTTAGTTCTATTGACATACTTACATGGACTCAATTATATTGCGTTAAAAACGGTTGGTGCGATCCGCGAACGAGCACGTAATTATGCCGAATTTCTATATTGGATCTTATATGCTGGACTTGTTGTGTTCGCGTTGTTATTGTTCTTTAACACAGATTTCTTTGCAGTTCATCCACTTGGGACGAGTGTAACTGTTTTAGCGATCGTATTTTTTGCTATTTTAGGACATGTGGCAACTTTTAAAGGCAATGAGATGCTAGCTTTTATTTCTAGTGGCTTAACGATGGTCGCCTTAGTTGCGATGATCTTTATCGGGATGTTTCCACGAGTAATGATCTCAAGTATCAGTTCTAAATTTGATCTCTTGATCCAAAATAGCTCTTCGACTTCATATACATTGACCGTTATGACGATCGCAACAGTTTGTTTACTTCCATTTATTTTGGCCTATACGATCTGGGCATACTGGATCTTTAGAAAACGGATCGCTTTGCCAGTGATCCAAACCGCGGAGGTCAAATAATGGTCGATAAACTGCTGTTTAAGTTAGCAGGGATAAAACAGATCATGGTAAAGCTTGCAGGGATCACTTTTCTGCAAGCTTTACTTATCATTGGTCAAGCTTTATGTTTGAGTTTGGCGCTAACTCAACTTTGGCTGGGACATTCTTTGAAAAGCCAGTTGAGTTTGATCTTAGGTTTTAGCCTGTGTTTTATTTTGCGTCAAATCACGATCTATCTTGATAGTAAGCTCTTAGATGATTATGCACGTAAAACTGCGCAAAAAATGCGTCAAAAATTATTAAAGAAAATTTTTGTACTTGGACCTGATCTTGTTCAAGAACAAGGAACAGGAAATTTGATCACTTTGACGCTTGATGGGATCTTCCAAGTTGAAAGTTATTTAAAGTTAGTTTTAAGTAAGCTGACGCAAATGGCACTGATCCCACTTTTGATCTTAGTGGTCGCCTTTTATATGGACCTAACTTCAGGTCTCATTATGTTGTTAGTTTATCCTTTGATCGTTTTATTCATGATCATCTTAGGATATGCGGCTAAAGCAAAAGCTGATCGCCAATTTGTGACATTTCAGCGTTTGTCGAACCATTTTATCGATTCATTGCGGGGGATCGATACTTTGAAATATTTTGGCTTGAGTAAACGGTATTCGAAAAGTGTTTATCGCTCAAGTGAGACTTTTCGCAAGACAACGATGCAGACTTTAAAAGTTGCAATGCTGTCGACTTTTGCGCTTGATTTTTTCACGACGCTCTCGATCGCAGTGTTAGCTGTCTTTTTGGGTTTGCGCTTGATCGATCAACAGATCAGTCTCTTCTACGCTTTGTCGATCTTGATCTTAGCTCCAGAATATTTTTTACCGATCAGAAATTTTGCAAATGATTACCATGCAACTTTGAATGGTAAAAATGCTTTTCATGCGATCACTAAGATCATTGCTGAAAAAACAAGGACCCCATTTGATATCAAACTTGTTCCTTGGCAAAGGACTTCGACTTTTGAAGTTAACAGAGTAAGTTTTGCGTATGCAGAACAGACAGCTTTAGAGGAGCTATCTTTTACAGTAACAGGTACTAAAAAAGTCGGGATCATTGGGATGAGTGGCTCAGGCAAATCGACTTTGATCAATCTCTTGAGTGGTTTTACGAGTCCAAGTGCAGGTCATTTTGAAGTCCAAGGACATGAAGTTTCAAATTTAGATATAGACACTTGGAAAGATCAAGTGCTCTACATTCCGCAAACACCATATGTTTTTTCAGATACGCTCCGGAATAATCTTGCTTTTTATACTCCAGAAGTTTCTGATGAAGCTCTTTATAAGGCGATCAAGATCGTCGGCTTAGAACGCTTAGTTAAAGAGTTACCAGCTGGCTTGGAGACAAAGATCGGTAGTGGGAAACGGGCCTTATCTGGAGGGCAAGCGCAGCGGATCGCTTTAGCACGTGCTTTGCTAGATCCAAAGCGCAAAGTGATGCTTTTTGATGAACCGACGGCACATCTAGATATCGAGACTGAATTGGAGTTAAAAGAAAAGATGTTACCACTGATGCAAGATCGTTTAGTATTTTTTGCAACGCATCGTTTGCATTGGATGAAAGAGATGGATCTGATCTTAGTTATGGATGAAGGAAAATTGGTCGAACAAGGAACATATACTGAACTGTTGAATAAAAAAGGATACTTTTGTAAGCTACTAGCAGAAATGCGAGGTGAGTCAAAGCATGTTCAATAAACTACCATTTTTGCAAGCTTTAAAAACTGATCAGTGGGTCAGACCTTTTTTAAAGCACTATCGGAAAACACTTTATTTGGCGATCTTTTTAGGGATCCTGACGTTTATTTGTGCAGGTGGGTTGATGTTTACAAGTGGCTATTTGATCACTAAATCAGCAACACCACCAGAGAATATTTTATTAGTTTACGTTCCGATCGTTTTGACGCGTGCCTTTGGGATCTGTCGCCCCGTATTACATTATCTAGAACGGCTCACTAGTCATAACTGGGTCTTTAAGATGACTTCTGAGTTTCGCAAAAAAATGTATGATGCTTTAGAAAGAGATGCTGTATTTTTTAGTAATAAATATCGTTTAGGCGATATTTTAGGCTTATTATCTGAAGACGTCGCACATATTCAAAATCTATACTTGCGGACACTTTTTCCGTTTTTTACGGTCTGTGGTCTCTATGTTTTTATTATTATTTCGCTTGGGATCATTGCGTGGCCTTTTGCATTATGGATGCTTATTTTATATGGCCTATTGATCTTGGCGCTTCCTTTGTGGTCGGTCATCGTCAATGGTGCTCGGCAAGAATATGAAAAACAAGTCAAAAATGACTTGTATCTAGATCTGACTGATAATGTCATGGGTGTTTTTGATTGGATCTTTTCTAAACGAACAGCTGACTATTTGAAGCGACACCAAGAAAATGAAGCAGAACTCTTGAAAACGCAAGCCAAGATGCGCAGTTTTGAGCGCATTCGTGATTTATTAGGGCAGCTTGTCTTTTTAGTGATCATTTTAAGTGTTTTAGTTTGGGCAAGTTGGGCTTTTGGAAAAAGTGGCAGTGATCAGATCAATTATATCGCTGCTTTTGTTTTATGTGTTTTTCCCTTAGCTGATGCTTTTATCCAACTACCAAATGCAGCGCAAGAAACAAATATTTATTTAGATTCGATCAAACGGTTAAATGCTTTACCTACCCCAGAGATACCCCAAAAAGCACCTGAGATCATAGCACCATATACTCTAAAGATCAAAGATATGACATATATTTATCCTGGTGGAAAAGTTCCTGTTTTATCTGGGATCGATCTGACGTTGATGCCTGGTGAAAAGATCGCGCTTTTAGGGAGAAGTGGCTCTGGCAAGAGTACTTTGGCTAGTTTGATCCGAGGAGATCTAGAGCCGACTAGTGGGAAGATCAAGTTGAATCAAGTACCAGTCAAAGCCTTTGGCGATGAGATCGCGCGTTATATCGGCGTGATCCAGCAAACACCATATCTTTTTAATACAACGATCGCTAATAATATTCGTTTAGGTAATGAAACAGCAAGTGATGCTGAGATCTGGGAAGTTTTACAGCGTGTCGGCTTAGAAAAGCTGATCAAAAAACTGCCCCAAGGACTTGAAACATTAGTCGATGAGGCAGGACTGCGTTTTTCTGGTGGCGAGAGACATCGATTAGCCTTAGCGCGGATCTTATTAAAAGATGCACCAGTGATCATTTTAGATGAACCAACAGTAGGGCTTGATCCGATCACAGAACAGGCTTTGATCACAACTTTTCTAGATGTTTTGCAAGATAAAACACTTCTCTGGATCACGCACCACTTACAAGGGATCGAAGCGATGGATCAGATCATTTTTATTGAAGATGGTCAGATCGAGATGCAGGGAACACCGGAAGAATTGATCAAAAATGAACGCTTTCAAAAATTGAAACGTGCTGATGAAGGACGTTAATAAGTTCGTTTGAGTAAACGAGTGATCAATTTTTTGAGTAACTCTTTTTTAGGTGAAGGTGCAAGTAGCTCGACTTGCTGTAAAGCTTTTTGCGTGAATTTTTGGGCTAAAGTAGTTGCTTGTGCTATGCCACCTAGCTCAACAACAAGTTGTTTGACTTGTTCCATTTCTTGTAAAGTTAGCGTCTGTTTTTTTTCAAGATAAGGAGCAAAAGTTGCTTGATGTTTAGGTAAAAGGACTAAGAGTGGCAAAGAATAGACTCCAGTTGCAAGATCTTCCATGACTGGTTTATTGAGTCTTTTAGCATCAGAATAATCTAAAATATCATCTAACATTTGGAAACTAAGCCCGATGTTTTGCCCGATCTGTTTAGCTAATTTGACTTCAGACGGATCGGCTTGACCAAAAAAAGCTCCTTCAGCACAAGCTAAACTAAAGATCGCGGCTGTTTTTCCATTGATGTTACGTAAATATGATAGGAAAGTTTGCTCAGTATCAAAGCGAGCGTTCATTTGCTGGATCTCACCATTTAAGATCTGACGCATAACGCGGGCGTTGATCTGTAAGTAAGGTGAATCGTAAAGCACTTCAGCGATCAAATCGAAGAAAACAGTAAATAAGAGATCACCAGCATATACAGCGATATCTTTGCCAAAAGCACTCTGAATACTGACTTGACCGCGACGTTTAGGTGAATCATCGATCACATCGTCGTGAAGCAAAGTAGCAGTGTGCAAAACTTCGATCGAAGCAGCAAGCTTTAAAAGACGCTCATCGGCTGGACGAGCCTGAGCGCTCTTTGAAAAGAGAAGTAATAAAGCGGGACGAAGATATTTACCGCCATTATTAGTCATTTCTAATAGTGCTGCTTCAAGTTTGGGGTCTTTAACGACGATCTTTTGACGGATCAGTTGGTTGACTTTGACAAGATCGTCTTTGACTAGTGGATATTGGTGCCAAAAATTTGCTTTCATTATTTAAAGTTCCCTTCGACATATTTATCTGGTTTTATTGTACACTATACTGTGAAAGCTAAACCAGTACAAAGCGAGGT
This window of the Ligilactobacillus faecis genome carries:
- a CDS encoding polyprenyl synthetase family protein; this translates as MKANFWHQYPLVKDDLVKVNQLIRQKIVVKDPKLEAALLEMTNNGGKYLRPALLLLFSKSAQARPADERLLKLAASIEVLHTATLLHDDVIDDSPKRRGQVSIQSAFGKDIAVYAGDLLFTVFFDLIAEVLYDSPYLQINARVMRQILNGEIQQMNARFDTEQTFLSYLRNINGKTAAIFSLACAEGAFFGQADPSEVKLAKQIGQNIGLSFQMLDDILDYSDAKRLNKPVMEDLATGVYSLPLLVLLPKHQATFAPYLEKKQTLTLQEMEQVKQLVVELGGIAQATTLAQKFTQKALQQVELLAPSPKKELLKKLITRLLKRTY